The following proteins come from a genomic window of Pleuronectes platessa chromosome 2, fPlePla1.1, whole genome shotgun sequence:
- the LOC128453988 gene encoding uncharacterized protein LOC128453988 isoform X1: MCWRTGCVPRCPQLEARESGGLGGLDAIGTNFSSLSLTDEFKINHFSILMPPKRGAGTSPAQLPMKMIKVCPDVAEFGCGPEVEKYGLPEESSYSPFHSNETENIEFDEEHISSPGIRTDTISLLMKIEQLQAQLKYERRCRILAERELREMKEMNTLMMQMRHTAHELRVTLDHVLQGGEAGVEPQNSQDESISFLAEPEMRAVHNIPEDDNSFLFLAENLRVPKNLYERIAEIADYKKYTSALLMILFDRETLATHSLQGRRNTFTGDDCHKAQLPPEILRNIIEHVAVKFGVDGSQIKTAIRTKLNNEDKLLKKRMGLSKAENKVMIDQSFCQDASLLPENEPMRSDSQL; encoded by the exons ATGTGTTGGAGGACAGGTTGTGTCCCTCGTTGTCCGCAGCTGGAGGCTCGGGAGTCCGGGGGCTTGGGGGGTTTGGATGCGATAGGAACTAACTTTTCATCCTTGTCTCTCACGGATGAGTTTAAGATAAATC ACTTTTCCATCCTCATGCCACCCAAGCGAGGCGCAGGCACGAGCCCAGCACAGCTGCCCATGAAGATGATAAAGGTCTGTCCAGATGTTGCGGAGTTTGGCTGTGGTCCAGAGGTGGAGAAGTATGGGCTGCCCGAGGAGTCCAGCTACTCCCCCTTCCACAGCAACGAG ACCGAGAACATTGAGTTTGACGAGGAACACATCTCAAGTCCGGGCATCAGAACTGACACCATCAGTCTCCTCATGAAGATCGAGCAGCTGCAGGCTCAACTCAAATATGAACGCAGATGTAGAATCCTGGCCGAGAGGGAGCTGAGGGAAATGAAAG AAATGAACACTCTCATGATGCAGATGAGGCACACGGCACATGAACTGCGAGTCACCCTGGATCATGTTCTTCAAGGAGGCGAAGCAGGAGTTGAACCTCAGAACTCTCAAGATGAATCCATCTCTTTCCTGGCTGAGCCTGAGATGAGAGCAGTTCATAACAtcccagag GATGACAACAGCTTTCTATTTCTCGCTGAGAATCTCCGAGTACCAAAAAACCTTTATGAGCGCATCGCAGAGATCGCGGACTACAAAAAATACACGTCAGCGCTGCTGATGATACTTTTCGACAGAGAAACGTTGGCCACGCACTCTCTGCAGGGCCGGAGGAACACCTTCACTGGAGATGACTGTCACAAGGCTCAGCTACCACCGGAGATCCTGAGGAATATAATTG AGCATGTGGCCGTCAAGTTCGGTGTTGACGGCAGCCAAATAAAGACTGCGATACGCACAAAGTTGAATAACGAGGACAAACTGTTAAAGAAGAGGATGGGTTTGAGTAAAGCTGAAAACAAAGTGATGATCGATCAAAGCTTTTGCCAAGATGCGTCACTCCTGCCTGAAAATGAACCAATGAGAAGTGACTCTCAGTTATAG
- the rrp9 gene encoding U3 small nucleolar RNA-interacting protein 2 isoform X2 — MSSFFIKSKDKPKSTRKGKLIAAPKRKADGDPGAKNKLREKKTNARYNEEISSDSENEGPIGSRKRPVVEENDYGETPQEKKLRLAKLYLEQLKEADENKAEAEDFETDLVAGRLEEEVLEQKGKLQRFIAKDLVQPDASEIRLLRGHKLPVTCLVISPDDKCIFSAAKDCSIIKWDVESGKKLHTIPGGRKGTEDRHVGHTAHILCMSISSDGKYLATGDMNKLIMIWEAETCKHLYKFTGHKGPVSGLSFRKGSHDLYSASHDRSVKVWNVDENAYVETLFGHQDTITGLDCLSRERCVTTGGRDRTVRVWKIAEESQLVFHGHEGSIDCIQLINEEHMITGADDGSVSLWSVNKKKPLSTVKKAHGCHGDAGLQQPHWVSSVAALHNSDTAASGSHNSHVQLWKCGQNYRGLERLFTVPVSGFVNSLKFSSSGQFLVAGVGQEHRLGRWWRLKDAKNGIYVIPLKRKPPNPEEAKTAE, encoded by the exons ATGTCGTCTTTTTTTATAAAGTCGAAAGACAAACCCAAATCAACAAGAAAGGGGAAACTTATAGCCGCGCCGAAACGAAAA gctgATGGAGATCCCGGGGCTAAGAACAAACTGCGAGAGAAGAAAACCAACGCCAGATACAACGAGGAGATTTCCAGCGACTCTGAAAATGAAGG CCCCATCGGGTCCAGGAAGAGACCCGTCGTCGAGGAGAACGACTATGGGGAGACTCCACAGGAGAAGAAGCTGAGGTTAGCCAAACTGTACCTGGAACAGCTGAAGGAAGCAG ATGAGAATAAAGCAGAAGCAGAAGACTTTGAGACGGATCTGGTCGCAGGAAGACTCGAAGAAGAAGTG CTTGAACAGAAAGGGAAACTTCAGCGATTTATTGCCAAAGAT CTCGTACAACCAGATGCTTCAGAGATCCGTTTGTTAAGAGGACACAAACTTCCAGTTACTTGTCTGGTCATCTCCCCCGATGACAAGTGCATCTTCTCTGCGGCCAAAGACTGCTCCATCATTAAAT GGGATGTGGAGAGCGGGAAGAAACTGCACACGATACCCGGTGGAAGGAAGGGTACAGAGGATAGGCATGTTGGACACACAGCCCACATCCTCTGCATGTCCATATCATCAGATGGAAAATACTTG GCGACTGGAGACATGAACAAACTGATCATGATTTGGGAGGCAGAGACCTGTAAACATCTTTATAaattcacaggacacaaaggccCTGTGTCG GGTCTGTCTTTCAGGAAGGGATCTCATGATCTGTACAGCGCATCTCATGATCGCTCAGTCAAGGTCTGGAACGTGGATGAGAATGCATATGTGGAGACTCT CTTTGGGCATCAGGATACTATCACAGGACTGGACTGTTTGAGCCGTGAGCGCTGTGTGACCACAGGAGGACGGGACCGCACCGTGAGGGTGTGGAAGATAGCTGAGGAGTCCCAGCTTGTTTTCCATGGCCACGA GGGTTCAATCGACTGCATCCAGCTGATAAATGAAGAGCACATGATCACAGGAGCTGATGATGG ctctgtgtctctttggaGTGTCAACAAGAAGAAGCCTCTCAGCACCGTGAAGAAGGCGCACGGTTGCCATGGTGACGCGGGGCTGCAGCAGCCTCATTGGGTCTCTTCAGTGGCGGCGCTTCACAACTCGGACACCGCCGCCTCAG GTTCACACAACTCACATGTGCAGCTCTGGAAGTGTGGCCAGAATTACCGTGGGCTGGAGCGTCTCTTCACTGTACCAGTG TCTGGTTTTGTCAACAGTCTGAAGTTTTCGAGCTCTGGTCAGTTCTTGGTGGCAGGAGTTGGACAGGAGCACAG GTTGGGCCGATGGTGGAGACTAAAAGATGCCAAGAATGGGATCTATGTTATTCCTCTGAAAAGAAAGCCTCCAAATCCAGAGGAAGCCAAAACAGCTGAATAG
- the LOC128453988 gene encoding uncharacterized protein LOC128453988 isoform X2, with the protein MPPKRGAGTSPAQLPMKMIKVCPDVAEFGCGPEVEKYGLPEESSYSPFHSNETENIEFDEEHISSPGIRTDTISLLMKIEQLQAQLKYERRCRILAERELREMKEMNTLMMQMRHTAHELRVTLDHVLQGGEAGVEPQNSQDESISFLAEPEMRAVHNIPEDDNSFLFLAENLRVPKNLYERIAEIADYKKYTSALLMILFDRETLATHSLQGRRNTFTGDDCHKAQLPPEILRNIIEHVAVKFGVDGSQIKTAIRTKLNNEDKLLKKRMGLSKAENKVMIDQSFCQDASLLPENEPMRSDSQL; encoded by the exons ATGCCACCCAAGCGAGGCGCAGGCACGAGCCCAGCACAGCTGCCCATGAAGATGATAAAGGTCTGTCCAGATGTTGCGGAGTTTGGCTGTGGTCCAGAGGTGGAGAAGTATGGGCTGCCCGAGGAGTCCAGCTACTCCCCCTTCCACAGCAACGAG ACCGAGAACATTGAGTTTGACGAGGAACACATCTCAAGTCCGGGCATCAGAACTGACACCATCAGTCTCCTCATGAAGATCGAGCAGCTGCAGGCTCAACTCAAATATGAACGCAGATGTAGAATCCTGGCCGAGAGGGAGCTGAGGGAAATGAAAG AAATGAACACTCTCATGATGCAGATGAGGCACACGGCACATGAACTGCGAGTCACCCTGGATCATGTTCTTCAAGGAGGCGAAGCAGGAGTTGAACCTCAGAACTCTCAAGATGAATCCATCTCTTTCCTGGCTGAGCCTGAGATGAGAGCAGTTCATAACAtcccagag GATGACAACAGCTTTCTATTTCTCGCTGAGAATCTCCGAGTACCAAAAAACCTTTATGAGCGCATCGCAGAGATCGCGGACTACAAAAAATACACGTCAGCGCTGCTGATGATACTTTTCGACAGAGAAACGTTGGCCACGCACTCTCTGCAGGGCCGGAGGAACACCTTCACTGGAGATGACTGTCACAAGGCTCAGCTACCACCGGAGATCCTGAGGAATATAATTG AGCATGTGGCCGTCAAGTTCGGTGTTGACGGCAGCCAAATAAAGACTGCGATACGCACAAAGTTGAATAACGAGGACAAACTGTTAAAGAAGAGGATGGGTTTGAGTAAAGCTGAAAACAAAGTGATGATCGATCAAAGCTTTTGCCAAGATGCGTCACTCCTGCCTGAAAATGAACCAATGAGAAGTGACTCTCAGTTATAG
- the rrp9 gene encoding U3 small nucleolar RNA-interacting protein 2 isoform X1, which translates to MSSFFIKSKDKPKSTRKGKLIAAPKRKADGDPGAKNKLREKKTNARYNEEISSDSENEGPIGSRKRPVVEENDYGETPQEKKLRLAKLYLEQLKEADENKAEAEDFETDLVAGRLEEEVLEQKGKLQRFIAKDLVQPDASEIRLLRGHKLPVTCLVISPDDKCIFSAAKDCSIIKWDVESGKKLHTIPGGRKGTEDRHVGHTAHILCMSISSDGKYLATGDMNKLIMIWEAETCKHLYKFTGHKGPVSGLSFRKGSHDLYSASHDRSVKVWNVDENAYVETLFGHQDTITGLDCLSRERCVTTGGRDRTVRVWKIAEESQLVFHGHEGSIDCIQLINEEHMITGADDGSVSLWSVNKKKPLSTVKKAHGCHGDAGLQQPHWVSSVAALHNSDTAASGACGCSHNSHVQLWKCGQNYRGLERLFTVPVSGFVNSLKFSSSGQFLVAGVGQEHRLGRWWRLKDAKNGIYVIPLKRKPPNPEEAKTAE; encoded by the exons ATGTCGTCTTTTTTTATAAAGTCGAAAGACAAACCCAAATCAACAAGAAAGGGGAAACTTATAGCCGCGCCGAAACGAAAA gctgATGGAGATCCCGGGGCTAAGAACAAACTGCGAGAGAAGAAAACCAACGCCAGATACAACGAGGAGATTTCCAGCGACTCTGAAAATGAAGG CCCCATCGGGTCCAGGAAGAGACCCGTCGTCGAGGAGAACGACTATGGGGAGACTCCACAGGAGAAGAAGCTGAGGTTAGCCAAACTGTACCTGGAACAGCTGAAGGAAGCAG ATGAGAATAAAGCAGAAGCAGAAGACTTTGAGACGGATCTGGTCGCAGGAAGACTCGAAGAAGAAGTG CTTGAACAGAAAGGGAAACTTCAGCGATTTATTGCCAAAGAT CTCGTACAACCAGATGCTTCAGAGATCCGTTTGTTAAGAGGACACAAACTTCCAGTTACTTGTCTGGTCATCTCCCCCGATGACAAGTGCATCTTCTCTGCGGCCAAAGACTGCTCCATCATTAAAT GGGATGTGGAGAGCGGGAAGAAACTGCACACGATACCCGGTGGAAGGAAGGGTACAGAGGATAGGCATGTTGGACACACAGCCCACATCCTCTGCATGTCCATATCATCAGATGGAAAATACTTG GCGACTGGAGACATGAACAAACTGATCATGATTTGGGAGGCAGAGACCTGTAAACATCTTTATAaattcacaggacacaaaggccCTGTGTCG GGTCTGTCTTTCAGGAAGGGATCTCATGATCTGTACAGCGCATCTCATGATCGCTCAGTCAAGGTCTGGAACGTGGATGAGAATGCATATGTGGAGACTCT CTTTGGGCATCAGGATACTATCACAGGACTGGACTGTTTGAGCCGTGAGCGCTGTGTGACCACAGGAGGACGGGACCGCACCGTGAGGGTGTGGAAGATAGCTGAGGAGTCCCAGCTTGTTTTCCATGGCCACGA GGGTTCAATCGACTGCATCCAGCTGATAAATGAAGAGCACATGATCACAGGAGCTGATGATGG ctctgtgtctctttggaGTGTCAACAAGAAGAAGCCTCTCAGCACCGTGAAGAAGGCGCACGGTTGCCATGGTGACGCGGGGCTGCAGCAGCCTCATTGGGTCTCTTCAGTGGCGGCGCTTCACAACTCGGACACCGCCGCCTCAGGTGCCTGTGGCT GTTCACACAACTCACATGTGCAGCTCTGGAAGTGTGGCCAGAATTACCGTGGGCTGGAGCGTCTCTTCACTGTACCAGTG TCTGGTTTTGTCAACAGTCTGAAGTTTTCGAGCTCTGGTCAGTTCTTGGTGGCAGGAGTTGGACAGGAGCACAG GTTGGGCCGATGGTGGAGACTAAAAGATGCCAAGAATGGGATCTATGTTATTCCTCTGAAAAGAAAGCCTCCAAATCCAGAGGAAGCCAAAACAGCTGAATAG